From the Streptomyces sp. NBC_01216 genome, the window GCCTCCTGGATCAGACGGATCGCGTCACGGGCGAGACCCGCCCGCCGCAGATCCGGCGTGATCTCCAGGTCCAGGGCGACGGTCGCGCCCGCGTCCGAGGCGACCGACCAGCCCTCCCGCGGGGTCTCGGTGATGATGATCTCCTCGGGTCCGACGGTGATCGTCTCGCCGCCGACCTCCAGCGTCGCCTCACCGGACCGCAGCGCCACGGACAGCGCCGCAGCGTCGGCCGCCGCGACCGCCTTCGCCACGTCCTGGACGCCCTTGCCGAAGCGCTTGCCCAGGGCCCGGAAGTTCGCCTTGGCCGTCGTGTCGACGAGCGAGCCGCCGACCTCGCTCAGCGAGGCCAGCGAGGAGACGTTCAGCTCCTCCGTGATCTGCGCCCGCAGTTCCTCGGAGAGCGCCCCGAAGCCGTTCGCCCCCACCAGGGCGCGGGAGAGCGGCTGACGGGTCTTGACCCCGGACTCCGCACGCGTCGCCCGGCCCAGCTCCACCAGACGCCGCACCAGCAGCATCTGGTGCGACAGCTCCGGGTCGACAGCCGTGAGGTCCGCTTCCGGCCAGGTGGAGAGGTGGACGGACTCGGGGGCGCCGGGCGCCACCGGCACCACCAGGTCCTGCCAGACCCGCTCGGTGATGAACGGCGTCAGCGGGGCCATCAGGCGGGTCACGGTCTCGATCACGTCGTGCAGGGTCCGCAGCGCCGCCGCGTCGCCCTGCCAGAACCGGCGTCGCGACCGGCGCACGTACCAGTTGGACAGGTCGTCGACGAAGGCCGAGATCAGCTTGCCCGCGCGCTGGGTGTCGTAGGACTCCAGGGACTCCGTCACCTGGGCCACGAGCGCGTTGAGTTCGCTCAGCAGCCAGCGGTCCAGGACCGTGCGGTCGGCCGGCGCCGGGTCCGCCGCGGACGGCGCCCAGGACGAGGTGCGGGCGTACAGCGCCTGGAAGGCGACCGTGTTCCAGTAGGTCAGCAGGGTCTTCCGCACGACCTCCTGGATCGTGCCGTGACCGACCCGCCGGGCCGCCCACGGCGAGCCGCCGGCCGCCATGAACCAGCGGACCGCGTCCGCTCCGTGCTGGTCCATGAGCGGGATCGGCTGGAGGATGTTGCCGAGGTGCTTGGACATCTTGCGGCCGTCCTCGGCGAGGATGTGACCCAGGCAGACCACGTTCTCGTAGGAGGACCTGTCGAAGACCAGCGTGCCGACCGCCATCAGCGTGTAGAACCAGCCGCGCGTCTGGTCGATCGCCTCGGAGATGAACTGAGCCGGGTAGCGGGACTCGAAGAGTTCCTTGTTCTTGTAGGGGTAGCCCCACTGCGCGAACGGCATCGAGCCCGAGTCGTACCAGGCGTCGATGACCTCGGGCACCCGCGTCGCCGTCTTCGAGCAGCTCGGGCACGGGAAGGTGACGTCGTCGATGAACGGCCGGTGCGGATCGAGCCCGGACTGATCCGTGCCCGTCAGCTCCGTCAGCTCGGCGCGTGAGCCCACGCACGTCAGGTGGTCGTCCTCGCAGCGCCACAGCGGCAGCGGGGTGCCCCAGTAGCGGCTGCGGGAGAGCGCCCAGTCGATGTTGTTGTTCAGCCAGTCGCCGAAGCGGCCGTGCTTGACCGAGTCCGGGAACCAGTTCGTCTTCTCGTTCTCCTGGAGAAGGCGGTCCTTGACGGCGGTCGTGCGGATGTACCAGGACGGCTGCGCGTAGTAGAGCAGCGCCGTGTGGCAGCGCCAGCAGTGCGGGTAGCTGTGCTCGTACGGCACATGCCGGAAGAGCAGGCCGCGCGTGTCCAGGTCGGCGGTGAGCGCTTCGTCGGCCTTCTTGAAGAAGACGCCGCCGACCAGCGGCAGGTCCTCCTCGAAGGTGCCGTCGGGGCGGACCGGGTTCACGACCGGCAGGCCGTACGCCTTGCAGACCTTGAGGTCGTCCTCACCGAAGGCGGGGGACTGGTGGACGAGACCCGTACCGTCCTCGGTCGTGACGTACTCCGCGTTGACGACGTAGTGCGCGGGCTCCGGGAAGTCGACGAGCTCGAAAGGACGCCGGTAGGTCCAGCGCTCCATCTCGGCGCCCGTGAAGGACTCCCCGGTGGTCACCCAACCCTCGCCGAGCGCCTTCTCCAGCAGCGGCTCGGCGACGAGCAGCCTCTCGTCGCCGTCGGTGGCGACGACGTAGGTGACCTCGGGGTGGGCCGCGACCGCCGTGTTGGAGACCAGCGTCCAGGGCGTCGTCGTCCAGACCAGCAGCGCCGCCCGGCCGGCCAGCGGACCCGAGGTCAGCGGGAAGC encodes:
- the ileS gene encoding isoleucine--tRNA ligase encodes the protein MSQYRQVPAQVDLPALEHAVLDFWRESKVFAKTLEQSEGRPEWVFYEGPPTANGMPGAHHIEARVFKDVFPRFRTMRGYHVARKAGWDCHGLPVELAVEKELGFAGKKDIEAYGVAAFNEKCRESVTRHTDAFAELTTRMGYWVDLDDAYRTMDPKYIESVWWSLKQIFDKGLLVQDHRVAPWCPRCGTGLSDHELAQGYETVVDPSVFVRFPLTSGPLAGRAALLVWTTTPWTLVSNTAVAAHPEVTYVVATDGDERLLVAEPLLEKALGEGWVTTGESFTGAEMERWTYRRPFELVDFPEPAHYVVNAEYVTTEDGTGLVHQSPAFGEDDLKVCKAYGLPVVNPVRPDGTFEEDLPLVGGVFFKKADEALTADLDTRGLLFRHVPYEHSYPHCWRCHTALLYYAQPSWYIRTTAVKDRLLQENEKTNWFPDSVKHGRFGDWLNNNIDWALSRSRYWGTPLPLWRCEDDHLTCVGSRAELTELTGTDQSGLDPHRPFIDDVTFPCPSCSKTATRVPEVIDAWYDSGSMPFAQWGYPYKNKELFESRYPAQFISEAIDQTRGWFYTLMAVGTLVFDRSSYENVVCLGHILAEDGRKMSKHLGNILQPIPLMDQHGADAVRWFMAAGGSPWAARRVGHGTIQEVVRKTLLTYWNTVAFQALYARTSSWAPSAADPAPADRTVLDRWLLSELNALVAQVTESLESYDTQRAGKLISAFVDDLSNWYVRRSRRRFWQGDAAALRTLHDVIETVTRLMAPLTPFITERVWQDLVVPVAPGAPESVHLSTWPEADLTAVDPELSHQMLLVRRLVELGRATRAESGVKTRQPLSRALVGANGFGALSEELRAQITEELNVSSLASLSEVGGSLVDTTAKANFRALGKRFGKGVQDVAKAVAAADAAALSVALRSGEATLEVGGETITVGPEEIIITETPREGWSVASDAGATVALDLEITPDLRRAGLARDAIRLIQEARKNSGLDVADRIALRWTSDSAETTDALTVHAELIADEVLATDFAPGEADAGFGDPFTDEGLSLSFRLRKA